Proteins co-encoded in one Cricetulus griseus strain 17A/GY chromosome 10, alternate assembly CriGri-PICRH-1.0, whole genome shotgun sequence genomic window:
- the LOC113837405 gene encoding igE-binding protein-like, translating into MRPPPVNPAGVLPSAPPLFGTDSFLPLEERRKLQMAFPVFENEGARIHAPVDYNQIKELAKSVRKYGVNANFTTIQVERLANYAMTPTDWETTVKAVLPNMGQYMEWKALFYDAAQAQAKANVTAENENQRQWTFEMLTGQGPHALNQTNYIWGVYAQISAAAIKAWKALTKRDESGGHLTKIVQGPQEPFSDFVARMTEAASRIFGDAEQAMPLIKQLVFKQATQECRAAIAPRKSKGLQDWLKIYRELGGPLTNAGLAAAILQTQRRRNTSACFNCGKTGHLKKDCRAPKRIREVELCRRCGKGYHRASECKSVRDIKGRLLPPREEPKVSQPKNGLRGPWSQGPQKYGNQFRKSNSEKEGTPEDTPEWTCVPPPTSY; encoded by the coding sequence atgaggccaccgcctgttaatccagcgggtgtGCTTCCATCAGCACCGCCATTATTTGGTACTGACTCTtttttaccattagaggagcGAAGGAAAttgcagatggctttcccagtctttgaaaATGAGGGGGCAAGAATACATGCTCCCGTAGACTATAATCAGATTAAAGAATTGGCTAAATCAGTCCGGAAGTATGGGGTCAATGCCAATTTTACAACAATACAAGTAGAAAGACTAGCAAACTATGCTATGACACCCACTGATTGGGAGACAACAGTAAAAGCAGTGCTCCCCAATATGGGACAATATATGGAGTGGAAGGCTCTTTTTTATGATGCAGCCCAGGCACAGGCAAAGGCCAATGtcacagcagaaaatgaaaatcagagacAATGGACCTTTGAAATGCTGACAGGACAGGGGCCACATGCCCTCAATCAAACTAATTACATTTGGGGCGTATATGCCCAGATATCAGCTGCCGCCATTAAAGCATGGAAGGCATTGACAAAAAGAGATGAATCAGGTGGACATCTTACAAAGATAGTCCAGGGGCCCCAGGAGCCATTCTCAGACTTTGTGGCCAGAATGACAGAGGCTGCTAGCCGGATATTCGGTGATGCAGAACAAGCTATGCCTCTGATTAAACAATTAGTCTTTAAACAAGCAACTCAAGAATGCCGAGCAGCCATAGCTCCACGGAAAAGTAAAGGTTTACAGGACTGGTTAAAGATCTACAGAGAACTCGGAGGGCCACTTACTAATGCAGGCTTGGCCGCAGCCATCTTACAAACCCAAAGGCGCCGAAATACGTCTGCCTGCTTTAACTGTGGAAAAACAGGGCACCTTAAAAAGGACTGTAGAGCCCCTAAAAGGATTAGAGAAGTGGAGTTGTGCAGGCGCTGTGGAAAAGGTTATCATAGGGCCAGCGAATGCAAATCCGTGCGGGACATAAAAGGTAGGCTTTTACCCCCTAGGGAGGAACCTAAAGTGTCCCAACCAAAAAACGGGCTGCGGGGCCCATGGTCCCAGGGCCCTCAGAAATATGGGAACCAGTTCCGGAAAAGCAACTCAGAGAAGGAAGGGACTCCCGAGGACACTCCGGAGTGGACCTGTGTGCCGCCTCCGACTTCTTATTAA